Proteins co-encoded in one Salvia splendens isolate huo1 chromosome 4, SspV2, whole genome shotgun sequence genomic window:
- the LOC121801265 gene encoding probable aquaporin PIP2-5: MTKDVEVGGYDYGAKDYQDPPPAPLIDMDELGKWSLYRAAIAEFIATLLFLYVTVLTVIGYKSQSAADQCAGVGILGIAWAFGGMIFVLVYCTAGISGGHINPAVTFGLLLARKVSLVRAVLYIVAQCLGAICGCGLVKAFQKTYYVQYGGGANELSDGYSTGTGVAAEIIGTFVLVYTVFSATDPKRSARDSHVPVLAPLPIGFAVFMVHLATIPVTGTGINPARSFGAAVIYGKDKAWDDQWIFWVGPFVGAAIAAIYHQFVLRAGAVKALGSFRSSSYN; encoded by the exons ATGACGAAGGATGTGGAGGTCGGCGGCTACGACTATGGCGCGAAGGACTACCAAGACCCGCCACCTGCGCCACTAATCGACATGGACGAGTTGGGCAAATGGTCACTATACAGAGCCGCCATCGCCGAATTCATCGCAACCCTCCTCTTCCTCTACGTCACCGTCCTCACCGTCATCGGCTACAAGAGCCAGAGCGCCGCCGACCAGTGCGCCGGAGTCGGCATCCTCGGCATCGCCTGGGCTTTCGGCGGCATGATCTTCGTCCTCGTCTACTGCACCGCTGGCATTTCCG GGGGTCACATAAACCCGGCGGTGACGTTCGGGCTGCTCCTGGCCCGAAAGGTGTCGTTGGTTCGGGCCGTGCTGTACATTGTTGCGCAGTGCTTGGGAGCCATTTGCGGGTGCGGGCTCGTCAAGGCGTTCCAGAAGACCTACTACGTCCAGTACGGCGGCGGCGCCAACGAGCTCAGCGACGGATACAGCACCGGCACTGGAGTGGCGGCAGAGATCATTGGCACATTCGTTCTTGTCTACACCGTCTTTTCCGCCACTGACCCCAAGAGAAGTGCCAGAGACTCCCACGTCCCT GTTTTGGCGCCACTTCCAATTGGATTTGCGGTGTTCATGGTTCACTTAGCTACAATCCCAGTCACCGGCACCGGCATCAACCCAGCCCGGAGCTTCGGCGCCGCCGTCATATACGGAAAAGATAAGGCATGGGATGACCAG TGGATATTCTGGGTGGGACCATTTGTTGGAGCAGCCATTGCTGCGATCTACCACCAGTTCGTGTTGAGGGCAGGAGCAGTCAAAGCTCTAGGATCATTCCGGAGCTCTTCCTATAATTAA
- the LOC121800777 gene encoding uncharacterized protein LOC121800777 → MDQFEFNEADVWNTNADQTESKKPNSNSRKAFWETEKSPPIKAKIQALIIPGPSSRARVGDYYEDGNEGMPPHEYLARTRVASPSVCVGKGRTLKGRDLSKVRDDI, encoded by the coding sequence ATGGATCAATTCGAATTCAACGAAGCCGATGTCTGGAACACCAATGCCGACCAAACGGAGTCCAAGAAACCTAATTCGAACTCCCGAAAAGCTTTTTGGGAAACCGAGAAGAGCCCCCCGATCAAGGCGAAAATTCAGGCGTTGATCATTCCAGGGCCATCGAGTAGGGCACGTGTCGGAGACTATTATGAGGACGGAAATGAAGGAATGCCCCCGCACGAGTATTTGGCGAGGACGAGGGTGGCGTCGCCTTCGGTGTGTGTAGGGAAGGGGCGGACTCTCAAGGGTAGGGATTTGAGCAAGGTAAGGGATGACATCTAG